A window from Nycticebus coucang isolate mNycCou1 chromosome X, mNycCou1.pri, whole genome shotgun sequence encodes these proteins:
- the WAS gene encoding actin nucleation-promoting factor WAS isoform X2: protein MGSWKAADPKAYAGLPSRAELCRRGRGSGLPGPGAGEDTKKESEAKWSSQSTCLSTDRRQLPPPPAPANEERRGGLPPLPPHPGGDQGGPSAGPLSLGLVTVDIQNPDITSSRYRGLPAPGPGPADKKRSGKKKISKADIGAPSGFKHVSHVGWDPQNGFDVNNLDPDLRSLFSRAGISEAQLTDAETSKLIYDFIEDQGGLEAVRQEMRRQEPLPPPPPPSRGGNQSPKPPVVGGNKGRSGPLPPVPLGGAPPPPTTRGPPPPGRGAPPPPPPPATGRSGPPPPPPPGAGGPPLPPPPPPPPLPPPSIGDGPALPPPPPALVPGGSLAPGGSRGALLDQIRQGIQLNKTSGSLESSTLQLPPQSSEGLVGALMHVMQKRSRVIHSSDEGEDQAGDEDEDDEWDD, encoded by the exons ATGGGGTCCTGGAAGGCTGCTGACCCCAAGGCATATGCAGGACTGCCAAGCAGGGCTGAACTTTGCAGACGAGGGCGAGGCTCAGGCCTTCCGGGCCCTGGTGCAGGAGAAGATACAAAAAAGGAATCAGAGGCAAAGTGGAG CTCCCAATCTACCTGTCTATCCACAGACAGACGCCAGCTACCACCCCCACCAGCACCAGCCAATGAAG agagaagaggagggctcccaccccttcccccacacccagGTGGAGACCAAGGGG GCCCATCAGCTGGCCCACTGTCCCTAGGGCTGGTGACAGTGGACATCCAGAACCCTGACATCACAAGTTCACGATATCGAGGACTCCCAGCACCTGGACCTGGCCCAGCTGATAAGAAACGTTCAGGGAAGAAGAAGATCAGCAAAGCAGATATTGGTGCACCCAGTGGATTCAA ACATGTCAGCCACGTGGGGTGGGACCCCCAGAATGGATTTGAT GTGAACAACCTTGACCCAGATCTGCGGAGTCTGTTCTCCAGGGCAGGAATCAGCGAGGCCCAGCTCACTGATGCTGAAACTTCCAAACTTATCTATGATTTTATTGAGGACCAGGGTGGGCTGGAGGCTGTGCGACAGGAGATGAGGCGCCAGG AGCCActtccaccacccccaccaccatccCGAGGAGGAAACCAGTCCCCAAAGCCCCCTGTTGTGGGGGGTAACAAGGGTCGTTCTGGTCCACTGCCCCCTGTACCTTTGGGGGgtgctccacccccacccacaaCCCggggacccccacccccaggccgaggggcccctcctcctccaccccctccaGCTACTGGACGTTCTGGACCACCTCCCCCTCCACCTCCTGGGGCTGGCGGGCCCCCTCTGCCACCACCCCCTCCGCCACCACCATTGCCACCCCCCAGCATAGGGGATGGGCcagcccttcctccaccccctcctgCCTTGGTGCCTGGGGGGAGCCTGGCCCCTGGTGGGAGTCGGGGAGCACTTTTGGATCAAATCCGGCAAGGAATTCAGCTGAACAAG ACCTCTGGGTCTCTAGAAAGCTCCACGCTGCAGCTACCACCTCAGAGCTCAGAGGGGCTAGTGGGGGCCCTGATGCATGTGATGCAGAAGAGAAGCAGAGTCATCCACTCTTCAG ATGAAGGGGAGGACCAGGCTGGCGATGAGGATGAGGATGACGAATGGGATGACTGA